From one Bacteroides intestinalis DSM 17393 genomic stretch:
- a CDS encoding DUF7833 domain-containing protein, with protein sequence MAFNDPRIQNMLRQEGGKAYGAYWYIMEKLSLLPDMEAELKYLKPFATRNFTYPYMMKIVTDFGLFTVTDSCFSPVQLNTKCVVEPQKAEENIAENSGQNGKKYPDNDVKPGKNAVFSTKNRQTMDKNRDGNESEINCNTPNISGLSNENLQQKENIRDIITTAAKEKEISAAVDRNDTSVPADTGVSTNASVAPFSGGSPLRAIRPWQELVDGLCLESSWAEIACMKSGYGGLLNRHFKEAVGFFKQHILLYDKGPSLLNSSDVHQYFANFTVPGSRTSAFLHAELLKLEAAEQSHSLDPYRFEKRIGGQRTYMGCPIPDEAPPRPEDNAIWNDRTKQWILPRLRSKAAS encoded by the coding sequence ATGGCTTTCAATGATCCCCGCATCCAGAACATGCTCCGTCAGGAAGGCGGCAAGGCTTACGGCGCCTACTGGTATATAATGGAAAAGCTGAGCCTGCTGCCTGATATGGAAGCGGAGCTGAAATACCTGAAACCTTTTGCCACTCGTAATTTTACCTATCCTTATATGATGAAGATCGTTACGGATTTCGGTTTGTTCACCGTCACCGACAGTTGTTTTTCACCTGTGCAGCTCAATACGAAATGCGTTGTAGAACCGCAAAAAGCAGAAGAAAACATAGCGGAAAACAGTGGGCAAAATGGCAAAAAGTACCCGGACAATGATGTAAAACCGGGCAAAAATGCCGTCTTTTCGACGAAAAACAGGCAGACAATGGACAAAAATCGCGATGGAAATGAATCTGAAATAAATTGCAATACTCCGAATATCAGTGGCTTATCGAATGAAAATCTACAGCAAAAAGAGAATATAAGAGATATAATAACAACAGCAGCAAAAGAAAAAGAAATATCTGCTGCTGTTGATCGTAATGATACCAGTGTCCCTGCCGATACCGGTGTCTCCACCAATGCTTCCGTTGCTCCTTTTTCCGGCGGTAGTCCTCTTCGCGCCATTCGTCCCTGGCAGGAATTGGTGGACGGGCTGTGCCTGGAAAGCAGTTGGGCGGAAATCGCCTGCATGAAATCCGGCTATGGTGGTTTGTTGAACCGTCACTTCAAAGAGGCCGTAGGCTTTTTCAAGCAGCACATCCTGCTCTACGACAAAGGGCCGTCCTTGCTGAACAGCAGTGACGTACACCAGTATTTTGCTAATTTCACGGTTCCCGGCAGCCGTACCTCAGCCTTCCTGCATGCAGAGCTTTTGAAGCTGGAGGCTGCCGAGCAGAGCCATTCACTCGACCCTTACCGCTTCGAGAAGCGTATCGGTGGGCAGCGCACCTACATGGGTTGCCCCATCCCCGACGAAGCACCTCCCCGCCCGGAAGACAATGCTATCTGGAACGACCGGACGAAGCAATGGATTCTTCCCCGGCTTCGAAGCAAAGCGGCCTCGTGA
- the msrB gene encoding peptide-methionine (R)-S-oxide reductase MsrB, whose protein sequence is MKQLIFVFILLTSCLACANNRAGQTEKKEDMKSTKEIYLAGGCFWGTEHFLKLIDGVEATQVGYANGNIANPTYKQVCTGTTDFAETVKVQYDPVKVDLPFLIDLYFKTIDPTSVNKQGNDRGTQYRTGIYYTDPADLSVIQETVHRLAATYTRPLAVEMKPLENFYPAEEYHQDYLDKNPGGYCHIHPELFDLARKAKMQKKSAPAYSKPDDAALRSKLTPEQYAVTQKNATELAFHNDYWDEHRPGIYVDITTGEPLFVSTDKFDSGCGWPSFSKPIDRKLIQEKMDTSHGMVRTEVRSAAGDAHLGHVFTDGPADKGGLRYCINSASLRFIPKDKMKVEGYGDYIDLVK, encoded by the coding sequence AAAGAAAGAAGATATGAAATCAACTAAGGAAATTTATTTGGCAGGAGGCTGTTTCTGGGGAACCGAACACTTTCTGAAACTGATTGATGGCGTAGAGGCAACGCAAGTAGGTTATGCAAACGGCAATATTGCCAATCCGACTTATAAACAGGTATGTACCGGAACTACCGATTTTGCAGAAACCGTGAAAGTGCAGTATGATCCCGTGAAAGTGGACCTGCCTTTTCTTATAGATCTTTATTTCAAAACCATCGACCCTACCAGTGTAAACAAGCAAGGTAATGATAGGGGTACTCAATATCGTACAGGCATCTATTACACCGATCCGGCAGATTTATCGGTCATTCAGGAAACGGTACACCGTTTGGCTGCAACTTATACCCGTCCGCTGGCAGTAGAAATGAAGCCTTTGGAGAACTTTTATCCGGCAGAAGAATATCATCAGGATTATCTGGATAAGAATCCGGGTGGGTATTGCCATATCCATCCTGAGTTATTCGACTTGGCACGTAAGGCTAAAATGCAGAAGAAATCTGCCCCCGCTTATAGTAAACCGGATGATGCGGCCTTACGTTCCAAACTTACTCCGGAACAATATGCCGTGACTCAAAAGAATGCAACCGAGCTGGCTTTTCATAATGATTATTGGGATGAACACCGTCCCGGCATTTATGTAGACATCACTACGGGTGAGCCTTTGTTTGTTTCAACTGATAAGTTTGATTCCGGTTGTGGTTGGCCCAGTTTCTCAAAGCCGATTGACCGTAAACTTATTCAAGAGAAAATGGATACATCCCATGGCATGGTGCGTACAGAGGTCCGGAGTGCTGCAGGCGATGCCCACTTAGGGCATGTCTTTACAGATGGTCCAGCGGATAAAGGCGGTTTACGCTATTGCATCAACAGTGCTTCGTTGCGCTTTATTCCTAAAGATAAAATGAAGGTGGAAGGATATGGAGATTACATCGACTTGGTAAAGTGA
- a CDS encoding GNAT family N-acetyltransferase: MECFWGCGYLIRVLPDKEILDVGMWVNPVFRRQGYATLIISHLKETCLKAGYTPIAGCAADNIVSRRTLEKCGFMTKHCAIVFEF; this comes from the coding sequence ATGGAGTGCTTCTGGGGGTGTGGATATCTTATCCGTGTCCTTCCGGACAAAGAAATTTTAGATGTAGGAATGTGGGTGAATCCGGTATTTCGCAGGCAAGGGTATGCTACGCTCATAATTTCACATCTGAAGGAAACATGCTTGAAAGCGGGATATACTCCCATTGCGGGTTGTGCCGCTGATAATATCGTTTCGCGAAGAACGTTGGAAAAATGCGGGTTTATGACGAAGCATTGCGCTATCGTTTTTGAGTTTTAA